From Macaca fascicularis isolate 582-1 chromosome 14, T2T-MFA8v1.1, a single genomic window includes:
- the LOC102118243 gene encoding olfactory receptor 8A1 yields MAAGNHSIVTEFILRGLTKRADLQLPLFLLFLGIYLVTMVGNLGMITLIRLNSQLHTPMYYFLSNLSLVDLCYSSVITPKMLVNFVSEKNIISYAGCMSQLYFFLVFVIAECYMLTVMAYDRYVAICHPLLYNIIMSHHTCSLLVAVVYAMGLIGSTIETGLMLKLPYCEPLISHYFCDILPLMKLSCSSTYDVEMAVFFLAGFNIIVTSLTVLVSYTFILSSILGISTTEGRSKAFSTCSSHLAAVGMFYGSTAFMYLKPSTISSLAQENVASVFYTTVIPMLNPLIYSLRNKEVKAAVQKTLRSKLF; encoded by the coding sequence ATGGCTGCAGGAAATCACTCCATAGTGACAGAGTTCATTCTCAGGGGATTAACGAAGAGAGCAGACCTCCAGCtccccctctttctcctcttcctcggGATCTACTTGGTCACCATGGTGGGGAACCTGGGCATGATCACTCTGATTCGTCTGAACTCTCAGCTTCACACCCCCATGTACTACTTCCTCAGCAATCTGTCACTCGTGGATCTCTGCTACTCCTCCGTCATTACCCCCAAAATGCTGGTGAACTTTGTGTCAGAGAAAAACATCATCTCCTACGCAGGGTGCATGTCACAGCTctacttcttccttgtttttgtcattgCTGAGTGTTACATGCTGACAGTGATGGCCTACGACCGTTATGTTGCCATCTGCCACCCTTTGCTTTACAACATCATTATGTCTCATCACACCTGCTCCCTGCTGGTGGCTGTGGTCTACGCCATGGGACTCATTGGCTCCACAATAGAAACTGGCCTCATGTTAAAACTGCCCTATTGTGAGCCCCTCATCAGTCACTACTTCTGTGACATCCTCCCTCTCATGAAGCTGTCCTGCTCTAGCACCTATGATGTTGAGATGGCAGTCTTCTTTTTGGCTGGATTCAACATCATAGTCACGAGCTTAACAGTTCTTGTTTCTTACACCTTCATTCTCTCCAGCATCCTCGGCATCAGCACCACAGAGGGTAGATCCAAAGCCTTCAGCACCTGCAGCTCCCACCTTGCAGCTGTGGGAATGTTCTACGGATCAACTGCATTCATGTACTTAAAACCCTCCACAATCAGTTCCTTGGCCCAGGAGAATGTGGCCTCTGTGTTCTACACCACAGTAATCCCCATGTTGAATCCCCTAATCTACAGCCTGAGAAACAAGGAAGTAAAGGCTGCCGTGCAGAAAACACTGAGGAGTAAACTGTTTTGA
- the LOC123566816 gene encoding centrin-2, with product MASNFKKTNMASSSQRKRMSPKPELTEEQKQEIREAFDLFDADGTGTIDVKELKVAMRALGFEPKKEEIKKMISEIDKEGTGKMNFGDFLTVMTQKMSEKDTKEEILKAFKLFDDDETGKISFKNLKRVAKELGENLTDEELQEMIDEADRDGDGEVSEQEFLRIMKKTSLY from the coding sequence ATGGCCTCCAACTTTAAGAAGACAAACATGGCATCAAGTtcccagagaaaaagaatgagtcCTAAGCCTGAGCTTACTGAAGAGCAGAAGCAGGAGATCCGGGAAGCTTTTGATCTTTTCGATGCGGATGGAACTGGCACCATAGATGTTAAAGAACTTAAGGTGGCAATGAGGGCCCTGGGCTTTGAacctaagaaagaagaaattaagaaaatgataagTGAAATTGACAAAGAAGGGACAGGAAAAATGAACTTTGGTGACTTTTTAACTGTGATGACCCAGAAAATGTCTGAGAAAGATACCAAAGAAGAAATCCTGAAAGCTTTCAAGCTCTTTGATGATGATGAAACTGGGAAGATTTCGTTCAAAAATCTGAAACGCGTGGCCAAGGAGTTGGGTGAGAACCTGACTGATGAGGAGCTGCAGGAAATGATTGATGAAGCTGATcgagatggagatggagaggtCAGTGAGCAAGAGTTCCTGCGCATCATGAAAAAGACCAGCCTCTATTAA